From Thermoanaerobaculum aquaticum, one genomic window encodes:
- a CDS encoding flotillin family protein — protein MAFLPWAIGVFVVVLAFALWAFNYRKVGPNQVLVISGRTSTVIEPDGRRRRVGYRLQVGGGTFVMPLLESVQVLPLDVISVSIRCPEVLTAHGVIIAAEAFGQVKVSSDERRLHRAVENFLSRGTAGIAAVAQEVLEGHMRAALGTMAVEEIYSQRDRFAERVRSAAQADFDRLGLELLAFSLKDITDSQGYLEALGARRIAEVKRDAAIAQAETERDATIRAAQYRKEGDVARLAAEAELAAATRDFEIQRAEFQAAVNAKRAQAELAYELERAKLLEQVKRQEYQIKLVEKELATKLEEQEIALREKHLDATVKRPAEAEAYRAKLEAEAEAYRKELEAKGRAAGLRLEAQVRAEALREQGKAEAEAMREKAAAWRDYTQAALAEMVIQKLPELARAVAEPLSKVDRIVMVGDASGTSKLTGQVAEVLAQLPTVVESLTGVKLADFLAQKTAPKEEKDS, from the coding sequence ATGGCGTTCCTCCCGTGGGCTATTGGCGTTTTCGTTGTGGTTTTGGCCTTTGCGCTCTGGGCCTTCAATTACCGCAAGGTAGGTCCCAACCAGGTGCTGGTCATCTCCGGCCGCACATCCACCGTCATCGAGCCCGATGGGCGAAGGCGCAGGGTGGGCTACCGCCTGCAGGTGGGGGGCGGGACCTTTGTGATGCCGCTTTTGGAATCGGTGCAGGTTTTGCCCCTGGACGTCATTTCCGTTTCCATCCGCTGTCCCGAGGTCCTCACCGCCCATGGGGTGATCATTGCCGCGGAAGCCTTTGGTCAGGTCAAGGTGTCTTCCGACGAGCGACGGCTGCACCGGGCGGTGGAGAACTTCCTTTCCCGAGGCACTGCAGGCATTGCTGCCGTGGCCCAGGAGGTTCTGGAAGGGCACATGCGCGCAGCCCTGGGGACCATGGCGGTGGAGGAAATTTACTCCCAGCGCGACCGCTTTGCCGAACGGGTGCGCAGCGCCGCGCAGGCGGATTTTGACCGCCTGGGCCTGGAGCTCCTGGCCTTTTCCCTGAAGGACATCACCGACAGCCAGGGCTACCTTGAGGCTTTGGGGGCCCGCCGCATTGCCGAGGTCAAGCGCGATGCGGCCATTGCCCAGGCGGAAACCGAGCGCGACGCCACCATCCGTGCCGCCCAGTACCGCAAGGAAGGGGACGTGGCGCGGCTGGCTGCGGAAGCCGAACTGGCGGCAGCCACCCGGGATTTTGAAATCCAGCGGGCGGAGTTCCAGGCGGCGGTGAACGCCAAGCGAGCGCAAGCGGAGCTGGCCTACGAGCTGGAGCGGGCCAAGCTTTTGGAGCAGGTGAAGCGCCAGGAGTACCAAATCAAGCTGGTGGAAAAGGAGCTGGCCACCAAGCTGGAGGAGCAGGAAATTGCCCTGCGTGAAAAGCACCTGGACGCCACCGTCAAGCGGCCGGCGGAAGCGGAAGCCTACCGCGCCAAGCTGGAGGCGGAAGCCGAAGCCTACCGCAAGGAACTGGAAGCCAAGGGGCGAGCCGCGGGCCTGCGGCTGGAAGCCCAGGTGCGCGCGGAAGCGTTGCGGGAGCAGGGAAAAGCCGAAGCCGAAGCCATGCGGGAAAAGGCCGCGGCGTGGCGGGACTACACCCAGGCCGCTTTGGCCGAGATGGTCATTCAAAAGCTGCCGGAGCTGGCCCGGGCGGTGGCCGAGCCGCTGTCCAAGGTGGACCGCATCGTCATGGTGGGGGATGCTTCCGGTACCAGCAAGCTCACCGGTCAGGTGGCCGAGGTGTTGGCCCAGCTGCCCACTGTGGTGGAATCGCTCACCGGTGTGAAGCTTGCCGACTTTTTGGCGCAAAAAACCGCGCCAAAAGAAGAGAAGGACTCGTAA
- a CDS encoding patatin-like phospholipase family protein — translation MGFLDFLFRRGPRQGVVLALGGGGARGLAHLGVLEVIEEAGIPVAGIAGTSAGAVVGAMWLTLGNTQEVVKRWEEFLASDFPSHLPEVRLTEEVSSRDNLLLSFAQRLQQGAQVALALHRRGLVEHEDLERAVAFLIPQARIESLPQPFAAVVTDFATGKAVALTRGDLRQAVAASSAVPGVVPPYGLDGRYVLDGGVVAEVPVEEARGLVPRPVVAVDVGDLPDPDEDPRRITVPRVLMRANVMTHARLRQVLVASADLVIRPEVWGMHWSEFRRLTEAVEAGRKAARSCLNRLRALALRRA, via the coding sequence GTGGGTTTTCTGGATTTCCTGTTCCGCCGCGGTCCCCGCCAGGGTGTGGTGCTGGCGTTGGGAGGGGGCGGGGCTCGGGGCCTGGCCCACTTGGGGGTTTTAGAGGTCATTGAAGAGGCGGGTATCCCGGTGGCGGGTATCGCCGGAACCAGCGCGGGCGCGGTGGTGGGGGCCATGTGGCTCACCCTGGGAAACACCCAAGAGGTCGTCAAGCGGTGGGAGGAGTTTCTGGCTTCCGACTTCCCCTCGCACCTGCCCGAGGTGCGGCTCACCGAGGAGGTTTCCAGCCGCGATAACCTGCTTCTGTCCTTTGCCCAGCGCCTCCAGCAGGGGGCACAGGTGGCCCTGGCGCTGCACCGACGGGGGTTGGTGGAGCATGAAGACCTGGAGCGCGCGGTGGCGTTCTTGATCCCCCAAGCGAGGATCGAATCCCTGCCCCAACCGTTTGCGGCGGTGGTCACCGATTTTGCCACCGGCAAGGCTGTGGCCTTAACCCGGGGGGATCTGCGGCAGGCAGTGGCAGCTTCTTCTGCAGTCCCCGGAGTGGTGCCTCCCTATGGCCTGGACGGCCGCTACGTGCTGGACGGCGGGGTGGTGGCGGAGGTGCCGGTGGAGGAAGCCCGGGGCCTGGTCCCACGACCGGTGGTGGCGGTGGACGTGGGCGATCTCCCCGATCCTGACGAAGACCCCAGGCGCATCACGGTGCCCCGGGTGCTCATGCGCGCCAACGTCATGACCCACGCCCGCCTCCGGCAGGTGCTGGTGGCTTCCGCGGACCTGGTGATCCGCCCGGAGGTTTGGGGCATGCACTGGTCGGAGTTCCGTCGGCTTACCGAAGCGGTGGAGGCTGGAAGAAAGGCGGCGCGTTCCTGCCTTAACCGCCTGCGGGCCCTGGCTCTGCGACGGGCTTGA
- a CDS encoding acyl-CoA thioesterase, whose protein sequence is MERVFRYPIEVRFRDLDAMGHVNNAVTVTYLEVARTRFWLSQFRDFAKEVDFPFVVARVAVNYRRPIRLHDMLEVELWVSHVGRSSFTIAYRVWASGELAADGETVQVHYDYSQGRPQSFGPELRERLESLLIAGEPQPSVRNNQV, encoded by the coding sequence ATGGAGCGAGTTTTCCGTTACCCCATTGAGGTGCGTTTCCGCGATTTGGACGCCATGGGTCACGTGAACAACGCGGTCACCGTCACCTACCTGGAGGTGGCACGCACCCGCTTCTGGCTTTCCCAGTTCCGGGATTTCGCCAAGGAGGTGGACTTCCCCTTCGTGGTGGCACGGGTGGCCGTCAACTACCGTCGCCCCATTCGCCTCCACGACATGCTGGAGGTGGAGCTGTGGGTAAGCCACGTGGGGCGCTCTTCCTTCACCATCGCCTACCGCGTATGGGCCAGCGGGGAACTGGCCGCCGATGGGGAAACCGTGCAGGTCCATTACGACTACAGCCAGGGCCGACCCCAAAGCTTCGGCCCGGAACTGCGGGAGCGGCTGGAAAGCTTGCTCATTGCCGGCGAGCCTCAGCCTTCGGTCCGAAACAATCAGGTTTGA